A region from the Pseudomonas sp. KU26590 genome encodes:
- a CDS encoding MraY family glycosyltransferase, with amino-acid sequence MNYWWVAVAVVVFSFALTHVLRRYALHKSLLDIPNGRSSHTIPTPRGGGVAIVISYLVALLWMLFAGLIGLDPFLALFGAGTLIAALGFLDDHGHIAARWRLLGHFFAAAWALFWLGGLPAINVFGMTLAPGLIVNVLTAFYLVWLLNLYNFMDGIDGIASVEAICVCVGAAIIYTLSGYATLVWLPVLLACAVSGFLLWNFPPAKIFMGDAGSGFLGIMLGCLSLQGAWISSQFLWVWLILLGVFIVDATATLIRRLVRGDKVYEAHRSHAYQFASRRFGKHLPVTSAVGVINLCWLLPVAVCVTRFGLDGALGVIIAYAPLLALAVIFKAGALEKS; translated from the coding sequence ATGAATTATTGGTGGGTCGCGGTTGCTGTTGTCGTGTTTTCATTTGCGCTGACGCATGTATTGCGCCGGTATGCGCTGCACAAGAGCCTGCTCGATATTCCCAACGGCAGAAGCTCCCATACGATACCGACGCCACGGGGCGGCGGCGTGGCGATTGTCATCAGTTACCTGGTGGCGCTGCTCTGGATGCTGTTTGCAGGGCTGATCGGGCTCGATCCGTTCCTCGCGCTATTCGGCGCGGGCACATTGATCGCGGCGCTGGGATTTCTCGACGATCACGGCCACATTGCGGCGCGATGGCGCTTGTTGGGGCATTTCTTCGCTGCGGCGTGGGCGTTGTTCTGGCTGGGTGGGCTTCCGGCGATCAACGTGTTCGGCATGACGCTCGCCCCGGGCCTGATCGTTAACGTGCTGACGGCGTTCTACCTGGTGTGGCTGCTCAATCTGTACAACTTCATGGACGGCATCGACGGTATTGCCAGCGTAGAGGCGATCTGTGTCTGCGTCGGCGCGGCAATCATCTACACGCTGAGCGGTTACGCCACTCTGGTGTGGCTGCCGGTCCTGCTGGCGTGCGCAGTTTCGGGCTTTCTGTTGTGGAATTTCCCACCGGCGAAGATCTTCATGGGCGACGCCGGCAGCGGATTTCTCGGCATCATGCTTGGATGCCTGTCGCTGCAGGGCGCATGGATTTCCTCGCAGTTCTTGTGGGTATGGCTTATTCTCCTCGGGGTTTTCATCGTAGACGCTACAGCAACCCTCATCCGTCGGCTCGTTCGGGGCGACAAGGTCTATGAGGCTCACAGAAGTCATGCTTATCAATTCGCCTCGCGACGTTTTGGCAAGCACCTTCCGGTGACGTCCGCAGTCGGTGTAATCAATCTGTGCTGGCTGTTGCCGGTCGCTGTGTGTGTCACCCGTTTCGGGCTGGACGGCGCACTCGGCGTGATCATTGCTTACGCTCCATTGCTCGCCCTGGCAGTCATCTTCAAGGCAGGGGCGCTTGAAAAAAGCTGA
- a CDS encoding polysaccharide biosynthesis protein: MGKIRTSLLGLPRRHKRILQVAADVCLIWFALWMAFVVRLGIDELINPLEIHTWLFACAPVVAIPLFIRFGMYRAVMRYFGNDALIAIIKAVSLSALILGFIVYLYSNHQHVVPRSVMFNYWWLSMVMIGGLRLAMRQYFLGDWFSAVRHVPFATRDDGLPKVAIYGAGAAGNQLVAALRMGRSMRPVAFIDDDDSISNRVISGLQVYKPKHIQQMINVTGAQEILLAVPSSARTRRREILGFLEGFPLHVRSVPNFSDLAAGRVKVDDLQEVDIADLLGRDAVPAQEELLEHCIKHQCVLVTGAGGSIGSELCRQILLLKPTTLLLFDHSEFNLYTILTELERRVARESLKVKVLPILGSIRNHAKLLDVMKTWQVNTVYHAAAYKHVPMVEHNIAEGVLNNVVGTLNAAQAALQAGVANFVLISTDKAVRPTNVMGSTKRLAELTLQALSRETAPVMFGDRSNVHQVNKTRFIMVRFGNVLGSSGSVIPLFHQQIKSGGPLTVTHPKITRYFMTIPEAAQLVIQAGSMGQGGDVFVLDMGEPVRIIELAEKMVHLSGLSIRSEHNPQGDIAIEFTGLRPGEKLYEELLIGNNVAATRHPMIMSAQEDFLAWDVFKQSLSQLLKALDDDDYTRVRQILGDTVSGYAPEGDIVDWIHQQRRREP; this comes from the coding sequence ATGGGGAAAATTCGCACTTCGCTGCTGGGGTTGCCTCGCCGGCACAAGCGGATCTTGCAGGTCGCTGCAGACGTCTGTCTGATCTGGTTCGCGTTGTGGATGGCGTTTGTCGTCCGTCTGGGCATCGACGAACTGATCAATCCCCTGGAAATCCACACCTGGCTGTTCGCATGTGCGCCCGTTGTTGCCATCCCGCTGTTCATTCGTTTCGGCATGTACCGTGCCGTCATGCGCTATTTCGGCAACGATGCCCTGATCGCGATCATCAAGGCTGTCAGCCTGTCTGCCCTGATTCTCGGGTTCATCGTCTACCTCTACAGCAACCACCAACATGTGGTGCCGCGATCAGTGATGTTCAATTACTGGTGGCTGAGCATGGTCATGATTGGCGGCCTGCGCCTGGCCATGCGTCAGTATTTCCTCGGGGACTGGTTCTCCGCCGTTCGCCATGTTCCTTTTGCGACCCGGGACGATGGGCTGCCCAAAGTCGCCATCTACGGTGCGGGCGCGGCGGGTAATCAATTGGTTGCCGCGTTGCGCATGGGCCGGTCAATGCGTCCGGTGGCATTCATCGATGACGATGATTCGATCTCCAACAGGGTCATTTCCGGGCTGCAGGTCTACAAACCCAAGCACATCCAGCAGATGATCAACGTCACCGGCGCGCAGGAAATCCTGCTGGCGGTACCGTCTTCCGCCCGCACCCGGCGCCGGGAAATCCTCGGCTTTCTCGAAGGCTTCCCGCTGCATGTTCGCAGCGTGCCGAATTTCTCTGATCTGGCCGCAGGCCGTGTGAAGGTCGACGATCTTCAGGAAGTCGACATCGCCGACCTGCTCGGCCGCGACGCCGTACCTGCCCAGGAAGAACTGCTCGAACACTGCATCAAGCATCAGTGCGTGCTGGTGACCGGGGCGGGTGGCTCTATTGGTTCGGAGTTGTGCCGGCAGATCCTGCTGCTGAAGCCGACCACGCTGTTGCTGTTCGATCACAGCGAATTCAACCTGTACACGATCCTTACCGAGCTGGAGCGCCGCGTGGCTCGCGAGTCGCTCAAGGTCAAGGTGCTGCCGATTCTGGGTTCGATCCGCAATCATGCCAAGCTGCTGGACGTGATGAAGACCTGGCAGGTCAATACTGTCTACCACGCGGCGGCCTACAAGCATGTGCCGATGGTCGAGCACAACATCGCCGAGGGCGTGCTCAACAACGTGGTCGGTACGCTGAATGCCGCCCAGGCGGCGCTGCAGGCAGGCGTGGCCAACTTTGTGTTGATCTCCACCGACAAGGCCGTGCGCCCGACCAATGTGATGGGCAGCACCAAGCGCCTGGCCGAGCTGACGTTGCAGGCACTGAGCCGGGAAACCGCGCCAGTGATGTTCGGCGACCGCTCCAATGTGCATCAGGTCAACAAGACACGATTCATCATGGTGCGATTCGGCAACGTGCTGGGCTCGTCGGGCTCGGTGATCCCGCTGTTCCACCAGCAGATCAAATCCGGCGGACCGCTGACAGTCACGCACCCGAAAATCACCCGCTACTTCATGACCATTCCGGAAGCCGCTCAGTTGGTCATTCAGGCCGGCTCCATGGGGCAGGGCGGCGACGTGTTCGTGCTCGACATGGGCGAGCCGGTGCGCATCATCGAGCTGGCCGAGAAAATGGTGCATCTGTCGGGCCTGAGCATCCGCTCGGAACACAACCCCCAGGGCGACATTGCTATCGAGTTCACCGGGTTGCGGCCTGGCGAGAAGCTTTACGAGGAGCTGCTGATCGGCAACAACGTGGCGGCGACTCGCCACCCGATGATCATGAGCGCACAGGAAGACTTCCTGGCGTGGGACGTCTTCAAGCAAAGCCTCTCGCAGCTGCTCAAGGCACTGGACGACGACGACTACACCCGCGTCCGTCAGATCCTCGGCGACACCGTCAGTGGCTATGCGCCTGAGGGCGATATCGTCGACTGGATTCATCAGCAGCGTCGTCGGGAACCCTGA
- a CDS encoding ComEA family DNA-binding protein produces MRTSYLSSLIFALLASTSLAVTAATSAAPAATPADATKPAISAPAGVQGAKVNLNAASAETLQKELSGIGAAKANAIVAYREEHGGFTAVDELIEVKGIGKALLDKNRDTLSID; encoded by the coding sequence ATGCGTACTTCTTATCTGTCCTCCCTGATCTTCGCGCTGCTGGCGAGTACGTCCCTTGCCGTGACCGCCGCGACGTCTGCCGCCCCTGCCGCCACCCCGGCAGACGCCACCAAACCTGCCATCTCCGCGCCGGCGGGCGTGCAAGGCGCCAAGGTCAATCTCAACGCCGCCAGTGCCGAAACCCTTCAGAAAGAGCTGTCCGGCATTGGCGCCGCGAAGGCCAATGCCATCGTCGCGTACCGTGAAGAACACGGCGGTTTCACGGCCGTGGACGAGCTGATCGAAGTAAAGGGCATCGGCAAGGCGCTGCTGGACAAGAACCGCGACACGCTGTCGATTGATTGA
- a CDS encoding UDP-glucose 4-epimerase family protein, with translation MTRKILVTGSSGFVGTALVDHLAHLPDAHIVAVSRRATPHSSPAVTTATVAGLTADTPWQAVLHDVDTVVHAAARVHVMHDSAADPLSLYREVNTLGTLNLAEQAAAAGVRRFIFISTIKVNGESTGPGECFRADDACDPGDPYAISKHEAEQGLLALARTSAMEVVIIRPVLVYGPGVKANFLQLMRTLRKGVPLPLGAVNNARSLVSLDNLVDLIHVCIDHPAAANQVFLVSDGRDLSTTELAGRLKAQMAASGWLIPVPESLIMLGATLLGRKSAAQRVLGSLRVDISKNRERLQWQPPQSVEDGLKKTVEHFLVTDRA, from the coding sequence ATGACCAGAAAAATCCTGGTAACGGGGAGTTCGGGATTTGTAGGAACAGCGCTGGTTGACCACCTTGCACACCTGCCTGACGCACACATTGTCGCAGTCAGCAGACGGGCGACGCCCCATTCTTCTCCCGCCGTCACGACGGCCACCGTTGCCGGGCTGACTGCCGACACCCCGTGGCAGGCCGTTCTGCACGACGTCGACACGGTCGTTCACGCCGCAGCGCGGGTGCATGTCATGCACGACTCCGCGGCTGACCCGCTTTCGCTGTACCGGGAGGTCAACACCCTCGGCACACTGAATCTGGCTGAGCAGGCTGCTGCAGCCGGTGTCCGGCGTTTCATCTTCATCAGCACGATCAAGGTCAACGGCGAATCGACCGGCCCGGGCGAATGCTTTCGTGCGGACGACGCTTGCGATCCGGGCGATCCCTACGCCATCTCCAAGCACGAAGCAGAACAGGGCCTTCTGGCGCTGGCCAGGACCTCTGCGATGGAAGTGGTGATCATCCGCCCGGTGCTGGTCTACGGGCCCGGGGTTAAAGCCAACTTCCTGCAATTGATGCGCACGTTGCGCAAAGGCGTACCGTTGCCGCTCGGAGCGGTGAACAATGCGCGCAGTCTGGTTTCGCTGGACAACCTGGTCGACCTTATCCATGTGTGCATCGATCACCCTGCCGCCGCGAACCAGGTCTTTCTGGTCAGTGATGGCCGGGACCTGTCAACGACCGAACTGGCCGGCCGCCTCAAGGCGCAGATGGCTGCATCGGGGTGGCTTATTCCCGTCCCCGAATCCCTTATCATGCTAGGCGCCACGCTGTTGGGGCGCAAATCGGCAGCACAACGGGTGCTGGGTTCGCTGCGGGTGGACATCAGCAAAAACCGCGAGCGGCTGCAGTGGCAGCCCCCGCAGTCGGTTGAGGACGGCCTGAAGAAGACCGTCGAGCATTTTCTGGTTACGGATCGAGCATGA